A single genomic interval of Spinacia oleracea cultivar Varoflay chromosome 6, BTI_SOV_V1, whole genome shotgun sequence harbors:
- the LOC110795190 gene encoding uncharacterized protein, whose product MKAAMVLGIIMLTTSILIILSSAQEDLPGECWKNIGACRNDVTTQSSDFLKECCPVIVKELNTNTMCFCGAKKILAQNSSLANHVSQLLTICNIGATFDTICPSTVAPSLAPGPMKQSLGEPSSNTPVIMMKPPPSPGSADRLTATNTDKIETNESQPGVVNKIAMGGSLSSLLVLLTYILF is encoded by the exons ATGAAGGCAGCCATGGTATTAGGAATAATAATGTTGACGACGTCAATACTAATTATTCTCTCATCAGCACAAGAAGATCTCCCTGGAGAGTGCTGGAAGAATATCGGAGCTTGCCGGAATGACGTCACAACACAGTCGTCGGATTTCCTGAAAGAGTGTTGTCCGGTCATCGTGAAAGAACTAAACACTAACACTATGTGCTTCTGCGGTGCTAAGAAAATTCTTGCACAAAATTCATCCCTAGCCAATCACGTCTCTCAGCTTCTCACAATTTGTAACATTGGCGCAACATTTGACACAATTTGCCCTA GTACTGTAGCTCCCAGCCTCGCACCAGGTCCGATGAAGCAATCTTTAG GTGAACCGTCAAGCAATACTCCGGTTATAATGATGAAGCCGCCTCCTTCTCCTG GTTCAGCCGATAGACTTACTGCAACTAACACAGATAAAATAG AGACCAATGAATCTCAACCCGGTGTTGTTAACAAGATTGCTATGGGTGGATCACTTTCTAGCCTACTTGTTCTGTTGACGTATATCTTGTTTTAG